A DNA window from Camelina sativa cultivar DH55 chromosome 17, Cs, whole genome shotgun sequence contains the following coding sequences:
- the LOC104756501 gene encoding F-box protein At1g20360-like → MQIKTELGRSHFDPTLIMNDLPLHLLDEILFRLDPKSLAMMRCTNRSINSHISDDPNFESGYSSRFVGSSLFHLMNYGAHYVLCKSFSSCDSKSSGDEVYLSKDRCYIFGSCSGLLLLYIGDLFVANPLTKRFRVLDHSGSKLLPTIVGGVRNRGAHLNAARTERAMCVGFAVNRNQTTKRFKIVCILEMETVYAFEISDGYCWRLSETTVTTTSKSDLTARMKPVYLDGTLHWLRDDGSLIAFNPETEKARLIPSIFHRGESDTKPLFAQDKKNNRLTMISGTKETISVYTLLGNSKWTLTMRIKNVSMDDIELVCWNVVAYDGKSLVVRERKKDTFYNGLSWLHVYDMEANSWRVFGSVWCGYKNNRDYYMFTPSLFFVEEDEQEKVIVASNDLRISKLNAIMGLI, encoded by the coding sequence ATGCAAATTAAAACAGAACTAGGGAGATCTCACTTCGATCCAACTTTGATCATGAATGACTTACCCCTTCATCTTCTCGACGAGATTCTCTTCAGATTGGATCCCAAATCTCTAGCGATGATGCGATGCACGAATAGATCGATCAACTCCCATATATCCGACGATCCGAATTTTGAATCTGGATACTCTTCCCGCTTTGTCGGATCCAGTTTGTTTCACCTCATGAACTATGGCGCACATTACGTCTTATGCAAGTCTTTCTCTTCCTGCGATTCTAAGTCAAGCGGAGATGAAGTATATTTGTCAAAAGATCGATGTTACATTTTCGGCTCATGCTCTGGCCTTCTCCTACTATACATTGGTGATCTCTTCGTCGCAAACCCCCTCACAAAGAGGTTTCGAGTCCTGGATCACTCGGGGTCAAAGCTTTTGCCTACGATAGTTGGTGGTGTTCGAAATAGAGGTGCACACCTTAACGCTGCTCGTACGGAGAGAGCGATGTGCGTCGGTTTTGCGGTAAATCGAAATCAAACCACCAAAAGATTCAAGATCGTATGCATACTCGAGATGGAAACGGTGTACGCGTTCGAGATCAGTGACGGATACTGTTGGAGGTTATCAGAAACGACCGTCACCACCACCTCCAAAAGTGATCTCACGGCGCGGATGAAACCTGTTTACTTGGACGGCACACTTCATTGGTTAAGAGACGATGGGAGCCTCATAGCTTTCAATCCGGAGACAGAGAAAGCACGTTTGATTCCTTCCATATTCCATCGTGGAGAATCAGATACAAAACCGCTTTTTGCACAAGACAAGAAGAACAATCGTCTGACCATGATATCGGGGACGAAAGAAACAATCTCAGTTTACACACTACTCGGGAATTCCAAGTGGACCCTCACCATGCGGATCAAGAACGTATCCATGGACGACATAGAACTTGTATGTTGGAACGTGGTCGCTTATGATGGCAAGAGCCTTGTGGTGAGGGAGAGGAAGAAGGACACTTTTTACAATGGTCTTAGTTGGCTTCATGTGTATGACATGGAAGCTAATAGTTGGAGAGTTTTTGGATCTGTCTGGTGTGGGTACAAAAACAACCGAGACTACTATATGTTTACGCCCTCCTTGTTCTTTGTCGAGGAGGATGAGCAGGAGAAGGTGATTGTAGCTTCCAATGACCTACGCATCTCCAAACTGAATGCAATTATGGGACTCATTTGA